One stretch of Saccharomonospora xinjiangensis XJ-54 DNA includes these proteins:
- a CDS encoding peptide chain release factor 3, which produces MSSRAGAAASSGNDVVAQARRRRSFAVISHPDAGKSTLTEALALHARVISEAGAVHGKAGRQGVVSDWMEMERARGISITSAALQFAYRDAVVNLLDTPGHADFSEDTYRVLSAVDSAVMLLDAAKGLEPQTLKLFDVCRHRGIPVITFINKWDRPGREALELCDELTERIGLAPMPLTWPVGEAGRFRGVLDVTDGSFVAFERTAGGATVAEETRLAADRAEAELGEDFSRAKEEWELVAASGGEFDLAAYLSGTATPVLFGSAVLNFGVRHLLDLLVDLAPRPEPRTDVDGNDRSLDDEFSAFVFKVQTGMDPAHRDQVAFARVCSGVFERGMVVTNATTKRPFATKYAHQVFGQQRSTVDVAYPGDVVGLVNASALRVGDTLYAGKPAVRFPGLPSFAPAHFAVARPADLSKAKQFRKGVEQLSSEGVVQLLTSETRGDAAPVFAAVGPMQFEVAAHRMEHEFNSPVKLDRLPYSTVRRLADPAQRALVDAGRNSEVLTRSDGTDLALFADDMSMRLLVRRHPELRLENLVATGG; this is translated from the coding sequence ATGAGTTCTCGTGCGGGCGCAGCCGCTTCTTCGGGCAATGACGTCGTGGCGCAGGCGCGCCGACGGCGATCTTTTGCCGTCATCAGTCACCCGGATGCGGGCAAATCGACGCTGACGGAGGCACTCGCGCTGCACGCGCGGGTGATCTCCGAGGCAGGCGCCGTGCACGGCAAGGCGGGCAGGCAGGGTGTCGTCTCCGACTGGATGGAGATGGAGCGCGCCCGCGGCATCTCCATCACCTCGGCGGCGTTGCAGTTCGCCTACCGCGACGCGGTGGTGAACCTGCTGGACACGCCGGGTCACGCGGACTTCTCGGAGGACACCTACCGCGTGCTGTCCGCGGTCGATTCCGCGGTGATGCTGCTCGACGCCGCGAAGGGTCTTGAGCCGCAGACGCTGAAGCTGTTCGACGTGTGCCGCCATCGCGGCATCCCGGTGATCACGTTCATCAACAAGTGGGACCGCCCCGGCAGGGAGGCGCTCGAACTCTGTGACGAGCTGACCGAGCGGATCGGGCTGGCGCCGATGCCGTTGACGTGGCCGGTCGGTGAGGCGGGCCGGTTCAGGGGCGTCCTCGACGTCACGGACGGCTCGTTCGTCGCGTTCGAGCGGACGGCCGGAGGCGCGACGGTGGCTGAGGAGACCCGGCTTGCCGCCGACCGCGCCGAGGCGGAGCTGGGGGAGGACTTCTCCCGCGCGAAGGAGGAGTGGGAGCTCGTCGCCGCGTCGGGAGGGGAGTTCGACCTCGCCGCGTACCTGAGTGGGACGGCGACCCCGGTGCTGTTCGGTTCCGCTGTCCTGAACTTCGGTGTGCGCCACCTGCTGGACTTGCTCGTCGATCTCGCTCCGAGGCCGGAGCCGAGGACTGACGTTGACGGCAACGACCGCAGCCTCGACGACGAGTTCTCCGCGTTCGTGTTCAAGGTGCAGACGGGCATGGATCCGGCCCACCGCGACCAGGTGGCGTTCGCTCGGGTGTGTTCCGGCGTGTTCGAGCGGGGCATGGTGGTCACCAACGCCACCACGAAGCGGCCGTTCGCCACCAAGTACGCACACCAGGTCTTCGGGCAGCAACGATCCACTGTGGACGTCGCGTATCCCGGGGATGTCGTCGGCCTCGTCAACGCCTCCGCGCTGAGGGTCGGCGACACGCTCTACGCGGGCAAGCCTGCCGTGCGCTTTCCTGGGTTGCCGAGTTTCGCGCCCGCCCACTTCGCGGTGGCGCGGCCCGCGGACCTCAGCAAGGCCAAGCAGTTCCGCAAGGGTGTCGAGCAGTTGTCGTCCGAAGGCGTCGTGCAGTTGCTGACCTCCGAGACGCGGGGCGACGCCGCGCCGGTGTTCGCGGCTGTGGGGCCGATGCAGTTCGAGGTCGCCGCACACCGGATGGAACACGAGTTCAACTCGCCGGTGAAGCTCGACCGGCTGCCGTACTCGACGGTGCGCAGGCTGGCCGATCCGGCGCAGCGCGCACTCGTTGACGCCGGCCGCAACAGTGAGGTCCTGACCCGCAGCGATGGCACCGATCTCGCGCTGTTCGCCGACGACATGAGCATGCGCCTGCTCGTGCGAAGGCACCCGGAACTCCGCCTGGAGAACCTGGTCGCGACGGGCGGCTGA
- a CDS encoding DUF1203 domain-containing protein: MNFRIVPMATAVADEVRTTLRAPGYGHPAWREIPEEAAPCRVCLDAIQPGREALIGFTYDPFQLTGDPSLPGPVFVHERHCEPYTGSGTYPARLGRSGLLLNCYREGRQLVRARRIDHADAEDALGELLALPEVDYIHVRSATAGCYLCTALPG, from the coding sequence ATGAACTTTCGGATCGTACCGATGGCCACCGCCGTTGCCGACGAGGTTCGTACCACGCTACGAGCGCCAGGCTACGGGCATCCCGCGTGGCGCGAGATCCCAGAGGAGGCTGCGCCGTGCCGCGTCTGCCTCGACGCCATCCAGCCGGGCAGGGAAGCGCTGATCGGGTTCACCTACGACCCGTTCCAGCTCACCGGGGACCCATCCCTGCCCGGCCCTGTCTTCGTCCACGAACGACACTGCGAGCCCTACACCGGTTCAGGCACCTATCCCGCGAGGCTCGGCAGGAGCGGGCTGCTGCTCAACTGCTACCGCGAGGGACGGCAACTCGTGCGGGCACGGCGCATCGACCACGCCGACGCCGAGGACGCACTCGGCGAACTCCTCGCACTTCCCGAGGTGGACTACATCCACGTGCGCAGTGCCACGGCAGGCTGCTACCTCTGCACGGCGCTGCCTGGCTGA
- a CDS encoding MerR family transcriptional regulator encodes MSPAEEVRVHHVDEHMRIGEVSARTGLSLRTIRYYEEVGLVAPSARSQGGFRLYTEPDVARLQLVRRMKPLGFQLDEMRELLDLLHPAPRGGGGTATLDEGELRRLREFTERAERRCAELAATLDTAEDFAAMLRESLARHLERARRP; translated from the coding sequence ATGTCACCGGCCGAGGAAGTGAGGGTTCATCACGTGGATGAGCACATGCGCATCGGTGAAGTGTCCGCGAGGACGGGCCTCTCGCTGCGCACCATCCGCTACTACGAGGAAGTCGGACTGGTGGCCCCCAGCGCACGCAGCCAGGGAGGGTTCCGGCTCTACACGGAGCCGGACGTTGCCCGCCTGCAACTCGTCCGCAGGATGAAGCCCCTGGGTTTTCAGCTCGACGAGATGAGGGAGTTGCTCGATCTGCTCCATCCCGCGCCACGGGGCGGTGGCGGCACGGCGACGCTCGACGAGGGCGAGCTGCGCCGGTTGCGTGAGTTCACCGAGCGAGCCGAGCGCCGCTGTGCGGAACTCGCGGCCACCCTCGACACGGCGGAGGACTTCGCCGCCATGCTCAGGGAGAGTCTCGCGCGCCACCTGGAACGAGCCCGCCGCCCCTGA
- a CDS encoding GNAT family N-acetyltransferase, which produces MPFLHAWTDQEPGALALDLLQHQWRTLAEWSPDDWCLNLCVVRGGTVVGMQSLRARQFVVTREVGTGSWLGLAHQGQGIGTEMRAAVLHLAFACLGAEDAVSGASEPPTHWSVRLAAPGRRLTALEDRPRTSSTRTPLRLAIHPPGRRSLIERQCVRGSQSTTPRR; this is translated from the coding sequence ATGCCATTCCTTCACGCCTGGACCGACCAGGAGCCGGGCGCGCTCGCTCTCGACCTGCTCCAGCACCAGTGGCGGACGCTGGCGGAGTGGAGTCCCGACGATTGGTGCCTCAACCTCTGTGTCGTGCGCGGCGGAACCGTGGTGGGGATGCAGTCGCTGCGCGCACGGCAGTTCGTTGTGACACGGGAGGTCGGCACCGGGTCGTGGCTCGGTCTCGCACACCAGGGGCAGGGCATCGGCACCGAGATGAGGGCGGCGGTGCTGCATCTCGCCTTCGCCTGCCTCGGCGCGGAAGACGCTGTGTCCGGAGCCTCAGAGCCCCCAACGCATTGGTCTGTTCGGCTCGCGGCGCCCGGGCGGCGCCTCACTGCGTTGGAAGACCGCCCACGTACTTCCAGTACGCGGACGCCCCTCCGCCTTGCGATCCATCCACCTGGCCGCCGCTCCCTGATCGAACGCCAATGCGTTAGAGGCTCTCAGAGCACAACACCGCGTCGCTGA
- a CDS encoding ADP-ribosylglycohydrolase family protein translates to MDHTSRIDKARGLLFGLALGDCLGAPFEGKEGVTDSDIVAAQNGTGALRHTDDTALALVLARHLAHRLGGRPRKVDGCIDADVLAREFAEAWQAEPWRGYGGGVTKSFGLIVAGTHWRNAIRAVFPDGSFGNGGAMRVAPVALVGAGVREVTELARRSAEVTHAHDDALHGAVCQAVAAHLAIQLDPAQPLSAGAFVETVRDAVPSTLWAKKFDIVAELAERDTDPAEASAALGNDVSAPGSVPLALLSFLRHPRRPDAAIRFAIRAGGDTDTVAAMAGALAGAHSGYAALPTPAVSRLEAAKQLHLYAEHLA, encoded by the coding sequence ATGGATCACACGTCCCGCATCGACAAGGCGCGCGGCCTGCTGTTCGGCCTCGCCCTCGGTGACTGCCTCGGCGCCCCGTTCGAGGGCAAGGAGGGCGTCACCGACTCCGACATCGTCGCGGCGCAGAACGGCACCGGCGCGCTACGGCACACCGACGACACCGCGCTGGCGCTCGTGCTGGCCCGGCACCTCGCACACCGGCTCGGTGGCAGGCCGAGGAAGGTGGACGGCTGCATCGACGCCGACGTGCTGGCGCGGGAGTTCGCCGAGGCATGGCAGGCCGAACCGTGGCGAGGATATGGCGGCGGCGTCACGAAGTCCTTCGGGCTCATCGTGGCTGGCACCCACTGGCGCAACGCGATCCGCGCCGTGTTCCCCGACGGCTCCTTCGGAAACGGTGGCGCGATGCGTGTGGCGCCGGTCGCGCTCGTCGGCGCGGGTGTGCGGGAGGTCACGGAGCTGGCGCGCCGCAGCGCGGAGGTCACCCACGCACACGACGACGCGCTGCACGGCGCTGTGTGTCAGGCGGTGGCGGCCCACCTTGCCATCCAGCTCGACCCCGCTCAGCCACTCAGTGCAGGTGCCTTCGTCGAGACCGTCCGCGACGCGGTCCCCTCGACACTGTGGGCGAAGAAGTTCGACATCGTCGCCGAGCTGGCCGAACGGGACACCGACCCGGCGGAGGCCTCGGCGGCACTGGGCAACGACGTGTCCGCTCCGGGATCGGTACCGCTCGCTCTGCTGTCGTTCCTACGCCACCCGCGAAGGCCGGACGCCGCCATCAGGTTCGCCATCCGCGCGGGCGGGGACACCGACACCGTGGCGGCCATGGCGGGCGCGCTCGCCGGCGCCCACAGCGGGTACGCCGCGCTGCCGACCCCGGCCGTCAGCAGGCTCGAAGCCGCGAAGCAGCTCCACCTCTATGCCGAACACCTGGCGTGA
- a CDS encoding response regulator transcription factor, with translation MTSGDRDEITVVLAEDQTMVLEAFAELLGLQPDITVLATATNGPDALTSVTEHDPDVLVTDIEMPGTSGLDVAAELHRRGSRTGVLIVTTFARSGYLRRALNAGVSGYLLKDSPISELADALRKVRAGEKVISKELALAAWDHTDDQLTDRERQLLREVAEGASNRDIARRLHLAEGTVRNYLSTAMAKLHARNRTDAAKIARERGWI, from the coding sequence ATGACGTCCGGCGACCGCGACGAGATCACGGTGGTGCTCGCGGAGGACCAGACGATGGTTCTCGAGGCGTTCGCCGAACTGCTCGGGCTTCAACCCGACATCACGGTGCTCGCCACCGCCACGAACGGTCCCGACGCGCTGACCTCCGTGACCGAACACGACCCCGACGTCCTCGTCACCGACATCGAGATGCCGGGAACGAGCGGCCTCGACGTCGCAGCCGAGCTGCACCGCAGGGGCAGCCGGACCGGCGTTCTCATCGTCACGACGTTCGCGCGAAGCGGCTACCTGCGGCGCGCGCTGAACGCAGGCGTATCCGGATACCTGCTGAAGGACTCGCCGATCAGCGAGCTGGCCGACGCGCTGCGCAAGGTCAGGGCAGGGGAGAAGGTCATCTCGAAGGAACTCGCCCTCGCGGCGTGGGACCACACGGACGACCAGCTCACCGACCGCGAAAGGCAACTGCTGCGCGAGGTCGCCGAAGGAGCGTCCAACCGCGACATCGCGCGGCGGCTGCACCTCGCGGAGGGAACCGTCCGCAACTACCTGTCCACGGCCATGGCCAAACTGCACGCCCGCAACCGCACCGACGCCGCCAAGATCGCCCGCGAACGAGGCTGGATCTGA
- a CDS encoding YdcF family protein: protein MARQSTALPAAVRADADTLWRYHVLDHPPRHTDVGIGLGSHDLGVADHTAALYLDGWFPLVVFTGAATPTTVGRFPRGEAVHYRERALALGVPADAVLVEPHARNTGDNITLTRALLADQDVAALTATLVCKPYQQRRAYATCLRLWPELDVRCSASHTELDDYLAAIGDPEQVVHMLVGETQRVTAYAKRGFTVAQDMPPEVDAAFRRLVDAGYTARLLPS from the coding sequence ATGGCACGACAATCCACCGCCCTGCCCGCCGCCGTGCGCGCCGACGCCGACACGTTGTGGCGCTACCACGTTCTCGACCACCCCCCGCGCCATACCGACGTCGGTATCGGCCTCGGCAGCCACGACCTCGGGGTGGCCGATCACACGGCGGCCCTCTACCTGGACGGCTGGTTCCCGCTGGTGGTGTTCACGGGCGCGGCCACCCCGACAACGGTCGGTCGCTTCCCACGCGGGGAGGCCGTGCACTACCGGGAACGCGCGCTCGCGCTGGGTGTGCCTGCCGACGCCGTGCTGGTGGAGCCGCACGCTCGCAACACCGGTGACAACATCACGCTCACGCGCGCGTTGCTCGCCGACCAGGATGTCGCCGCGCTGACGGCGACCCTGGTGTGCAAGCCGTACCAGCAACGCAGGGCCTACGCCACGTGCCTCAGGCTGTGGCCGGAGCTTGATGTTCGCTGCTCGGCATCGCATACCGAGCTGGACGACTACCTTGCTGCGATCGGCGATCCTGAACAGGTCGTGCACATGCTCGTCGGCGAGACCCAGCGCGTCACCGCCTACGCCAAGCGTGGGTTCACGGTCGCTCAGGACATGCCACCCGAGGTCGATGCCGCCTTCCGACGTCTCGTGGACGCCGGCTACACCGCGCGGTTGCTGCCGTCGTGA
- a CDS encoding DoxX family protein, producing MVDLATHTETKRVRRTRAEDTVLALFRFVVAFLFLCHGLQGFGAFGGIDGAGTAVPLGSWPGWWASLIEVAGSVLVFAGLFTRLAALVCSGTMAYAYFVVHQPEALFPLENLGEPAALYSWIFLLLAVFGPGRWAIDNVRSASENRR from the coding sequence ATGGTTGACCTCGCGACCCACACCGAGACGAAGCGGGTTCGGCGGACTCGCGCGGAGGACACCGTTCTCGCGCTCTTCCGGTTCGTCGTGGCCTTCCTCTTCCTGTGCCACGGGCTCCAAGGGTTCGGTGCGTTCGGCGGGATCGACGGCGCAGGCACGGCTGTGCCGCTCGGCTCGTGGCCCGGCTGGTGGGCGAGCCTGATCGAGGTGGCGGGCAGCGTCCTGGTGTTCGCCGGTCTCTTCACCAGGCTCGCGGCGCTGGTGTGCTCGGGCACGATGGCTTATGCCTACTTCGTCGTGCACCAGCCGGAAGCACTGTTTCCATTGGAGAACCTCGGTGAGCCCGCCGCGCTGTACAGTTGGATCTTCCTGCTGCTCGCGGTGTTCGGGCCGGGCCGCTGGGCCATCGACAACGTCAGGTCCGCGTCCGAAAACCGCCGGTGA
- a CDS encoding sensor histidine kinase, producing MSTTGTARREEPTAPAVGSSPWSEIGWIHLVYLVFPFFQPINDPASGLWDWVLVVGLVVVFLPLYVLSWRRPELARWGSIVPMTALAVVTTPLNSGAAVLFVYAAAAAGVRESRRNALRWFVGLTVLMCLLLLLSPVPLPWRLWGIGPSLVFTWIIGLTQIEQAERDHQAAELRLRNARVEHLAVVSERERIARELHDLLGHSLTSVIMHAQLCHHLVDSDPDRARDAAAKAEKTARAALSEVRAAVSGLRQANLDTELESARETLSSAGVELFTRRDPELRLVGSTEHELALALREAVTNVARHARASTCRVDLSAKDGELRMVVADDGIGGWHRPGNGLTGTRERISVLGGRVEYSGSAGTTLTIAVPLKVAT from the coding sequence ATGAGTACGACCGGAACAGCCCGCCGTGAGGAGCCGACCGCGCCGGCAGTCGGCTCCTCGCCGTGGTCGGAGATCGGCTGGATCCACCTCGTCTACCTCGTCTTCCCGTTCTTCCAGCCGATCAACGACCCGGCTTCGGGGCTGTGGGACTGGGTTCTGGTCGTCGGCCTCGTCGTGGTGTTCCTCCCCCTCTACGTACTCTCGTGGAGGCGCCCCGAACTGGCCCGCTGGGGCTCGATCGTGCCCATGACGGCGCTCGCCGTCGTCACGACCCCGTTGAACTCCGGCGCTGCGGTGCTGTTCGTCTACGCCGCGGCCGCGGCGGGGGTGCGGGAGTCCCGCCGCAACGCGCTGCGCTGGTTCGTCGGGCTCACGGTGCTGATGTGCCTGCTGCTGTTGCTCTCCCCCGTTCCCCTGCCGTGGCGACTGTGGGGCATCGGACCGTCACTGGTGTTCACGTGGATCATCGGGCTCACCCAGATCGAGCAGGCCGAACGTGATCACCAGGCTGCCGAGCTGCGGCTGCGCAACGCGAGGGTCGAGCACCTCGCCGTCGTGTCCGAACGGGAACGCATCGCGAGGGAACTGCACGACCTGCTCGGCCACTCGCTCACCTCGGTGATCATGCACGCGCAGTTGTGTCACCACCTCGTCGATTCGGACCCCGATCGAGCAAGGGATGCCGCTGCCAAGGCCGAGAAGACCGCGCGTGCCGCACTTTCCGAGGTCCGCGCCGCCGTCAGCGGTCTCCGGCAGGCGAACCTCGACACCGAACTGGAGTCGGCGAGGGAAACGCTGTCCAGCGCGGGAGTGGAGCTGTTCACGCGGCGCGACCCGGAACTGCGGCTGGTCGGCTCCACAGAACACGAACTCGCACTGGCCCTGCGTGAGGCGGTCACCAACGTCGCGCGGCACGCACGGGCGAGCACCTGCCGGGTCGATCTCTCGGCGAAGGACGGTGAGCTGCGAATGGTCGTCGCCGACGACGGGATCGGCGGGTGGCACCGGCCAGGCAACGGGCTCACGGGCACGAGGGAGCGGATCAGCGTACTCGGCGGGCGCGTGGAGTACTCCGGCTCGGCAGGAACGACACTCACGATCGCGGTGCCCCTCAAGGTGGCGACATGA